One window of the Strix uralensis isolate ZFMK-TIS-50842 chromosome 3, bStrUra1, whole genome shotgun sequence genome contains the following:
- the LOC141940704 gene encoding gamma-aminobutyric acid receptor subunit rho-1 isoform X3, giving the protein MKSEQLLRIDDHDFSMRPGFGGPAIPVGVDVQVESLDSISEVDMDFTMTLYLRHYWKDERLSFPSTNNQSMTFDGRLVKKIWVPDMFFVHSKRSFIHDTTTENVMLRVQPDGKVLYSLRVTVTAMCNMDFSRFPLDTQTCSLEIESYAYTEDDLMLYWKNGNDSLKTDERISLSQFLIQEFHTTTKLAFYSSTGWYNRLYINFTLRRHIFFFLLQTYFPATLMVMLSWVSFWIDRRAVPARVPLGITTVLTMSTIITGVNASMPRVSYIKAVDIYLWVSFVFVFLSVLEYAAVNYLTTVQERKERKLREKLPCACSLPQPRPMMMDGNYNDGDVNELGHYVSENGDKQDRMMVQLALGSDRGSGRRKNQRYVSMRIDTHAIDKYSRIIFPGAYILFNLIYWSIFS; this is encoded by the exons ATGAAGTCAGAGCAGCTGCTGCGAATAGACGACCATGACTTCAGCATGAGACCAGGTTTTGGAG GCCCTGCAATTCCTGTTGGGGTGGATGTCCAAGTTGAAAGTCTGGACAGCATTTCTGAGGTGGACATG GACTTCACCATGACGCTTTATCTGAGGCACTACTGGAAAGATGAGAGGCtgtccttccccagcaccaaCAACCAAAGCATGACCTTTGATGGCAGGCTGGTGAAGAAGATCTGGGTCCCTGACATGTTCTTTGTCCACTCCAAGCGTTCCTTCATCCATGACACCACCACAGAAAACGTCATGCTGCGGGTCCAGCCAGATGGGAAGGTACTTTATAGCCTCAG AGTTACAGTAACAGCCATGTGCAACATGGATTTTAGTCGCTTTCCCCTGGACACACAGACGTGTTCCCTGGAGATTGAAAGCT ATGCCTACACTGAAGATGACCTCATGCTGTACTGGAAGAACGGGAACGATTCCCTAAAAACAGATGAGAGGATATCCCTGTCCCAGTTCCTGATCCAGGAGTTTCACACCACCACAAAGCTCGCCTTTTACAGCAGTACAG GGTGGTACAATCGCCTCTACATAAACTTCACTTTACGTCGACACATCTTCTTCTTCTTGCTTCAAACCTACTTCCCTGCCACCCTCATGGTCATGTTGTCCTGGGTGTCCTTCTGGATCGATCGCCGAGCAGTTCCTGCTAGAGTCCCATTAG GGATAACCACCGTGCTGACCATGTCCACGATCATCACTGGGGTGAACGCCTCCATGCCTCGTGTTTCCTACATTAAAGCAGTGGACATTTACCTGTGGGTCAGTTTTGTGTTTGTCTTCCTCTCGGTGCTGGAATACGCAGCAGTGAATTACCTGACTACAGTgcaagagaggaaggagaggaaactGCGAGAAAAG CTTCCCTGTGCATGCAGCCTACCTCAGCCTCGGCCCATGATGATGGATGGCAATTACAACGACGGGGATGTGAACGAACTGGGGCACTACGTGTCTGAGAATGGAGATAAACAGGACCGAATGATGGTGCAGCTGGCGCTGGGGTCTGACAGGGGCTCGGGCAGGAGGAAAAACCAGAGATATGTCAGCATGAGGATCGACACTCATGCCATCGACAAATATTCCAGGATAATATTCCCTGGTGCATACATTCTGTTTAATTTGATATACTGGTccattttttcataa
- the LOC141940704 gene encoding gamma-aminobutyric acid receptor subunit rho-1 isoform X2 — MLTVHKMYFSIFLLLWGWVLSTECRAHRQGKEIHEVYKKGSPILKRSPDITKAPLMKSEQLLRIDDHDFSMRPGFGGPAIPVGVDVQVESLDSISEVDMDFTMTLYLRHYWKDERLSFPSTNNQSMTFDGRLVKKIWVPDMFFVHSKRSFIHDTTTENVMLRVQPDGKVLYSLRVTVTAMCNMDFSRFPLDTQTCSLEIESYAYTEDDLMLYWKNGNDSLKTDERISLSQFLIQEFHTTTKLAFYSSTGWYNRLYINFTLRRHIFFFLLQTYFPATLMVMLSWVSFWIDRRAVPARVPLGITTVLTMSTIITGVNASMPRVSYIKAVDIYLWVSFVFVFLSVLEYAAVNYLTTVQERKERKLREKLPCACSLPQPRPMMMDGNYNDGDVNELGHYVSENGDKQDRMMVQLALGSDRGSGRRKNQRYVSMRIDTHAIDKYSRIIFPGAYILFNLIYWSIFS; from the exons CCCAATCCTAAAACGAAGCCCTGACATCACCAAAGCTCCCCTGATGAAGTCAGAGCAGCTGCTGCGAATAGACGACCATGACTTCAGCATGAGACCAGGTTTTGGAG GCCCTGCAATTCCTGTTGGGGTGGATGTCCAAGTTGAAAGTCTGGACAGCATTTCTGAGGTGGACATG GACTTCACCATGACGCTTTATCTGAGGCACTACTGGAAAGATGAGAGGCtgtccttccccagcaccaaCAACCAAAGCATGACCTTTGATGGCAGGCTGGTGAAGAAGATCTGGGTCCCTGACATGTTCTTTGTCCACTCCAAGCGTTCCTTCATCCATGACACCACCACAGAAAACGTCATGCTGCGGGTCCAGCCAGATGGGAAGGTACTTTATAGCCTCAG AGTTACAGTAACAGCCATGTGCAACATGGATTTTAGTCGCTTTCCCCTGGACACACAGACGTGTTCCCTGGAGATTGAAAGCT ATGCCTACACTGAAGATGACCTCATGCTGTACTGGAAGAACGGGAACGATTCCCTAAAAACAGATGAGAGGATATCCCTGTCCCAGTTCCTGATCCAGGAGTTTCACACCACCACAAAGCTCGCCTTTTACAGCAGTACAG GGTGGTACAATCGCCTCTACATAAACTTCACTTTACGTCGACACATCTTCTTCTTCTTGCTTCAAACCTACTTCCCTGCCACCCTCATGGTCATGTTGTCCTGGGTGTCCTTCTGGATCGATCGCCGAGCAGTTCCTGCTAGAGTCCCATTAG GGATAACCACCGTGCTGACCATGTCCACGATCATCACTGGGGTGAACGCCTCCATGCCTCGTGTTTCCTACATTAAAGCAGTGGACATTTACCTGTGGGTCAGTTTTGTGTTTGTCTTCCTCTCGGTGCTGGAATACGCAGCAGTGAATTACCTGACTACAGTgcaagagaggaaggagaggaaactGCGAGAAAAG CTTCCCTGTGCATGCAGCCTACCTCAGCCTCGGCCCATGATGATGGATGGCAATTACAACGACGGGGATGTGAACGAACTGGGGCACTACGTGTCTGAGAATGGAGATAAACAGGACCGAATGATGGTGCAGCTGGCGCTGGGGTCTGACAGGGGCTCGGGCAGGAGGAAAAACCAGAGATATGTCAGCATGAGGATCGACACTCATGCCATCGACAAATATTCCAGGATAATATTCCCTGGTGCATACATTCTGTTTAATTTGATATACTGGTccattttttcataa